A genome region from Nocardiopsis exhalans includes the following:
- a CDS encoding ATP-binding protein has product MSTVRADLRADLAGFGEDLVETLTLCASELVANAIEHTLSGDSGGRVLRALFESEPGVLRLVVVDDGARESAPQIPTDRTEQEWLSAERGRGLLMVEMLAVRWGAYPVVPFPFCADLGTAVWAEFLLGGGER; this is encoded by the coding sequence ATGAGCACGGTGCGCGCGGACCTGCGCGCCGACCTGGCCGGGTTCGGGGAAGACCTGGTCGAAACGCTCACGCTGTGCGCGAGCGAGCTCGTGGCCAACGCGATCGAGCACACGCTCTCGGGCGATTCCGGCGGCCGGGTCCTGCGTGCGCTGTTCGAGTCCGAGCCCGGTGTGCTGCGCCTGGTGGTCGTGGACGACGGAGCCCGGGAATCCGCCCCGCAGATCCCGACCGACCGCACCGAACAGGAGTGGCTGAGCGCCGAGCGTGGCCGGGGTCTGTTGATGGTGGAGATGCTGGCGGTGAGGTGGGGCGCTTACCCGGTGGTGCCGTTCCCCTTCTGTGCCGACCTGGGTACGGCGGTGTGGGCCGAGTTCCTCCTGGGCGGTGGTGAGCGGTGA
- a CDS encoding phosphatase PAP2 family protein, with amino-acid sequence MRAVRWPSVSEIAWGLASDRIAIMLFVALIVMTMLAAGPLHPVDNFLNELHRPYWDVLREPLIFWPDNVASRYVALPVLGVTTLQLAYWHRSWRPIILGAGGVFGMMSMVSVMKLLFNRGHAKHYDPDFFAGAGNVAFPSGHGANAILIYGLVLFLIIRFGAARPHIIKRLAYCIVCIALLQSTVSIYLHFHWFTDLVAGMIAGGFALRLTIRLDRMIPHGHTVQWWPWYGRESEDSAQVRG; translated from the coding sequence GTGCGCGCGGTCAGATGGCCGAGTGTGAGCGAGATCGCGTGGGGGCTCGCCTCGGACCGGATCGCGATCATGCTCTTCGTGGCGCTGATCGTCATGACGATGCTGGCCGCGGGGCCGCTGCACCCGGTCGACAACTTCCTGAACGAGCTGCACCGGCCCTACTGGGACGTGCTGCGCGAGCCGCTCATCTTCTGGCCGGACAACGTGGCCTCCCGTTACGTGGCCCTGCCGGTCCTGGGGGTGACCACGCTCCAACTCGCCTACTGGCACCGCAGCTGGAGACCGATCATCCTGGGGGCGGGCGGCGTCTTCGGGATGATGTCGATGGTCTCCGTGATGAAGCTGCTGTTCAACCGGGGCCACGCCAAGCACTACGACCCCGACTTCTTCGCCGGGGCGGGCAACGTCGCCTTCCCCTCCGGGCACGGGGCCAACGCGATCCTCATCTACGGCCTGGTGCTGTTCCTCATCATCAGGTTCGGCGCGGCCCGGCCGCACATCATCAAACGACTGGCCTACTGCATCGTGTGCATCGCGCTCCTGCAGTCGACCGTCTCGATCTACCTGCACTTCCACTGGTTCACGGACCTGGTGGCCGGGATGATCGCGGGCGGGTTCGCACTCAGGCTCACGATTCGCCTGGACCGGATGATCCCGCACGGGCACACCGTCCAGTGGTGGCCCTGGTACGGCAGGGAGTCCGAGGACTCCGCCCAGGTCAGAGGCTAG
- a CDS encoding alpha-ketoacid dehydrogenase subunit beta, with the protein MSVITYRQALRDTLRAEMVRDENVLVIGEEIGVFEGSYKITEGLLKEFGPRRVKDTPIAEEGFVGAAVGAAMLGLRPVVELMTINFSLIAIDQIINHAAKIYGMFGGQTSVPMVIRTPGGGGQQLGATHSQNIELFYSFIPGLKVMAPSTPAEASSMLRAAIRDDDPVLFLENLGLYNSKGEVPEDYAEPENSNVATIGRAAVTREGSDITLIGYSRMAMVATQVAEKLAEEDISVEVVDLRSLRPLDRQTFVDSVKKTGAAVICEDDWLTYGIGAEIAASIQEGAFDYLDAPVRRVAMAEVPMPYAKPLETAALPSVESISTVIKETLSAVGKRVG; encoded by the coding sequence ATGTCCGTGATCACCTATCGCCAGGCCCTGCGGGACACCCTCCGGGCCGAGATGGTGCGCGACGAGAACGTCCTCGTGATCGGCGAGGAGATCGGCGTCTTCGAGGGCTCCTACAAGATCACCGAGGGGCTCCTCAAGGAGTTCGGCCCCCGGCGGGTCAAGGACACCCCGATCGCCGAGGAGGGCTTCGTCGGTGCCGCCGTCGGTGCCGCCATGCTGGGCCTGCGCCCGGTCGTGGAGCTGATGACGATCAACTTCTCGCTGATCGCCATCGACCAGATCATCAACCACGCCGCTAAGATCTACGGGATGTTCGGCGGTCAGACCAGCGTTCCCATGGTCATCCGCACCCCCGGTGGCGGCGGCCAGCAGCTCGGCGCGACGCACTCGCAGAACATCGAGCTGTTCTACTCCTTCATCCCCGGCCTCAAGGTGATGGCGCCCAGCACCCCGGCCGAGGCCTCCTCGATGCTGCGCGCGGCCATCCGCGACGACGACCCGGTGCTGTTCCTGGAGAACCTGGGTCTGTACAACTCCAAGGGCGAGGTCCCCGAGGACTACGCCGAGCCGGAGAACAGCAACGTCGCCACGATCGGCCGTGCCGCCGTGACCCGCGAGGGCAGCGACATCACGCTGATCGGCTACTCCCGGATGGCCATGGTCGCCACCCAGGTCGCCGAGAAGCTGGCCGAAGAGGACATCAGCGTCGAGGTCGTGGACCTGCGCAGCCTGCGCCCCCTCGACCGGCAGACCTTCGTGGACTCGGTCAAGAAGACCGGTGCCGCGGTGATCTGCGAGGACGACTGGCTCACCTACGGGATCGGCGCGGAGATCGCCGCCTCGATCCAGGAGGGGGCCTTCGACTACCTGGACGCCCCGGTGCGCCGGGTGGCCATGGCGGAGGTGCCGATGCCCTACGCCAAGCCGCTGGAGACCGCCGCCCTGCCGTCGGTCGAGTCGATCAGCACCGTGATCAAGGAAACCCTGAGCGCCGTCGGCAAACGGGTCGGGTAG
- the pdhA gene encoding pyruvate dehydrogenase (acetyl-transferring) E1 component subunit alpha has product MADTAKPKGGTARGSASRRRSRKDTALGNEKPETLLDYYRQMLFIRRFEERTGQAYTQARIGGYCHLNLGEEATVVGLMDALQERDYLFTNYRDHGYAIGKGMDPKRVMAELYGRVDGVSKGWGGSMHMYDTQTRMLGGYGIVGGQLPLATGAALAVTYRGGDEVVMCQMGDGTTNIGAWHESLNIAKLWNLPVVFVVINNFTGMGTTVEMSSAEPELYKRGAAFRIEGERVDGRDVLAVRDTATRLVERAREEQTPFLLEAWSYRQKGHSVVDPAKYRTDEQRDEARSEENDPIALFDAKLAKAGILTDDLREEIAASVKAEVTEAADFAENSPKPDVSTLFDYTYATPVPNESRRMPADPVFAE; this is encoded by the coding sequence ATGGCTGACACGGCCAAGCCGAAGGGCGGCACCGCCCGGGGCTCCGCGTCCCGGCGCCGGAGCCGTAAGGACACGGCTCTGGGCAACGAGAAGCCGGAGACCCTCCTCGACTACTACCGCCAGATGCTCTTCATCCGACGCTTCGAGGAGCGCACCGGACAGGCCTACACCCAGGCCCGCATCGGCGGTTACTGCCACCTCAACCTCGGCGAGGAAGCCACCGTCGTCGGTCTGATGGACGCCCTGCAGGAGCGCGACTACCTGTTCACGAACTACCGTGACCACGGGTACGCGATCGGCAAGGGCATGGACCCCAAGCGGGTCATGGCCGAGCTCTACGGGCGCGTCGACGGCGTGTCCAAGGGCTGGGGCGGCTCCATGCACATGTACGACACCCAGACCCGCATGCTCGGCGGCTACGGCATCGTCGGCGGTCAGCTCCCGCTGGCCACCGGTGCGGCGCTGGCCGTCACCTACCGCGGCGGCGACGAGGTCGTCATGTGTCAGATGGGCGACGGCACCACCAACATCGGCGCCTGGCACGAGTCCCTCAACATCGCCAAGCTGTGGAACCTGCCGGTCGTCTTCGTGGTGATCAACAACTTCACCGGCATGGGCACCACCGTGGAGATGTCCTCCGCCGAGCCCGAGCTGTACAAGCGCGGCGCCGCCTTCCGCATCGAGGGCGAGCGCGTCGACGGCCGTGACGTCCTCGCCGTCCGCGACACCGCCACCCGGCTGGTCGAGCGCGCCCGCGAGGAGCAGACGCCGTTCCTGCTGGAGGCCTGGAGCTACCGGCAGAAGGGCCACTCCGTCGTGGACCCGGCCAAGTACCGCACCGACGAGCAGCGCGACGAGGCCCGCTCCGAGGAGAACGACCCGATCGCGCTCTTCGACGCCAAGCTGGCCAAGGCCGGGATCCTCACCGACGACCTGCGCGAGGAGATCGCCGCCTCGGTCAAGGCCGAGGTGACCGAGGCCGCCGACTTCGCGGAGAACAGCCCGAAGCCGGACGTGTCCACGCTCTTCGACTACACCTACGCCACCCCGGTGCCGAACGAGTCGCGGCGTATGCCCGCCGACCCGGTGTTCGCGGAATAG
- a CDS encoding dihydrolipoamide acetyltransferase family protein has protein sequence MSEIHMPRLSDTMEEGVISTWVKKVGDKVASGDVLVEIETDKAVMEYEAYEDGYLVKQNVSEGDTVPIGEVIGLIGDSPDAVPEDSGSSDAPAAQEKEEPKDEEPKGEEKEESKPAEAAPAASAAEGDSSGERPRTSPLARRLAKEYGLDITKIKGSGPKGRIVRADIEAAAKDGSAAHDAPAAEKSAPSTSAVPAPAAQSASTQDDVRGSEEVKTSNVRKVIARRLTESKQTVPHFYLRRAIDAEGLKAFRAQINEQLSSTGVKISFNDLIVKACATALKLHPEVNTSWINDTLVQHHRINVGVAVAVDAGLVVPVLHDTDKATLSEISTRTRELAGKARDNKLKPQEMSGGTFSVSNLGMFGMDSFSAVINPPEAAILAVGAMRPEAVVVDGEVAVRNRIALELSVDHRAVDGAVGAAFLKELAEILEEPMRIIL, from the coding sequence ATGAGCGAGATCCACATGCCGCGCCTCTCCGACACCATGGAGGAGGGCGTCATCTCCACCTGGGTGAAGAAGGTGGGGGACAAGGTCGCCTCCGGTGACGTGCTGGTCGAGATCGAGACCGACAAGGCCGTCATGGAGTACGAGGCCTACGAGGACGGTTACCTCGTCAAGCAGAACGTCTCCGAGGGCGACACCGTGCCGATCGGTGAGGTCATCGGTCTCATCGGCGACTCCCCGGACGCGGTGCCCGAGGACTCGGGGTCCTCCGACGCTCCGGCCGCGCAGGAGAAGGAGGAGCCCAAGGACGAGGAGCCCAAGGGCGAGGAGAAGGAGGAGAGCAAGCCCGCCGAGGCCGCTCCCGCCGCCTCCGCCGCCGAGGGCGACTCCTCCGGCGAGCGCCCCCGTACCTCTCCGCTGGCCCGCAGGCTGGCCAAGGAGTACGGCCTGGACATCACCAAGATCAAGGGCTCCGGCCCCAAGGGCCGGATCGTGCGCGCCGACATCGAGGCCGCCGCCAAGGACGGCTCCGCCGCGCACGACGCTCCGGCCGCCGAGAAGAGCGCTCCCTCGACTTCGGCCGTTCCGGCTCCCGCCGCCCAGTCCGCCTCGACCCAGGACGACGTCCGGGGCTCCGAGGAGGTCAAGACCAGCAACGTGCGCAAGGTGATCGCGCGCCGTCTGACCGAGAGCAAGCAGACGGTTCCGCACTTCTACCTGCGCCGCGCGATCGACGCCGAGGGCCTCAAGGCCTTCCGCGCCCAGATCAACGAGCAGCTGTCCAGCACGGGCGTGAAGATCAGCTTCAACGACCTGATCGTCAAGGCCTGCGCCACCGCGCTCAAGCTGCACCCGGAGGTCAACACCTCCTGGATCAACGACACCCTGGTCCAGCACCACCGGATCAACGTCGGTGTCGCGGTCGCCGTGGACGCCGGTCTGGTCGTGCCGGTGCTGCACGACACCGACAAGGCGACCCTGTCGGAGATCTCCACCCGCACGCGCGAGCTCGCGGGCAAGGCCCGGGACAACAAGCTCAAGCCGCAGGAGATGAGCGGCGGCACGTTCAGCGTGTCCAACCTGGGCATGTTCGGCATGGACAGCTTCTCCGCGGTGATCAACCCGCCGGAGGCCGCCATCCTCGCCGTCGGTGCCATGCGCCCGGAGGCCGTGGTCGTGGACGGTGAGGTCGCCGTGCGCAACCGCATCGCCCTGGAGCTGTCGGTCGACCACCGCGCGGTCGACGGTGCCGTCGGTGCGGCCTTCCTCAAGGAGCTCGCCGAGATCCTCGAAGAGCCCATGCGGATCATCCTGTAA
- a CDS encoding GntR family transcriptional regulator, with the protein MVDLPQLPDDPSKLAREPLREQIRQVLVEGLLSGRWQPGERIVERRIATELRVSQAPVREALRELETLRLIETVPNKGARVRAFGVQDMAEIYPVRAGLELVAAQLAAPRLAEDASSLEREVEALQRATAQGDVTEQIKHSVEFHREVVRAADNSVLLHTWESLGVEVWTALSVRWLNMELHAKAADHAQITRAFREGDPAAGQMLSDHVLNYVEAALKTHEGSR; encoded by the coding sequence ATGGTCGACCTCCCACAGTTGCCGGACGACCCCTCGAAGCTGGCCCGTGAGCCACTGAGGGAGCAGATCCGGCAGGTACTGGTAGAGGGTCTGCTGTCCGGGCGGTGGCAGCCCGGCGAACGCATCGTGGAACGCAGGATCGCGACGGAGCTGCGGGTCAGCCAGGCTCCGGTCCGCGAAGCGCTCCGCGAGCTGGAGACGCTGCGCCTCATCGAGACCGTGCCGAACAAGGGGGCCAGGGTCAGGGCCTTCGGGGTCCAGGACATGGCGGAGATCTACCCCGTCCGCGCCGGTCTAGAGCTGGTCGCCGCCCAGTTGGCCGCTCCGCGCCTGGCCGAGGACGCCTCCTCGCTCGAACGCGAGGTGGAGGCGCTGCAACGCGCCACCGCGCAGGGTGACGTCACCGAGCAGATCAAGCACAGCGTGGAGTTCCACCGCGAGGTCGTGCGGGCGGCGGACAACAGCGTGCTGCTGCACACCTGGGAGTCCCTGGGCGTCGAGGTGTGGACGGCGCTGTCCGTGCGCTGGCTCAACATGGAGCTGCACGCCAAGGCCGCCGACCACGCGCAGATCACACGGGCTTTCCGCGAGGGCGATCCGGCCGCGGGCCAGATGCTCAGCGACCACGTCCTGAACTACGTCGAGGCCGCGCTGAAGACGCACGAGGGCAGTCGGTAA